The following DNA comes from Macaca thibetana thibetana isolate TM-01 chromosome 14, ASM2454274v1, whole genome shotgun sequence.
tttagCACTTAAATCTATCATCTCACTATCTCCAGATCTGggaggtttctgctgagaaatctgttgcTGATCTTACTAAATTATTCCTACTATGAGATTTTCTGTTTGTGATTTTGGATGTACTGATTATATCTTGGTATCATCTTCTTTGAATTGCATCTAATTGGAGACTTTTGACTTTCCTGTACTTGAATATTTATAGCTTTCCCtacatttggaatattttctgctaaaattttttaaaataagctttatgtctttctctctctctcttcctccaacTCCTATAACTTGAAAATTTGCTTTTTTGATGATATCCCATAAGTCCTGTAagctttttcattccttttcatttttccctttatttttaactgactgtgtattttcaaataagctGCCTtcaagttcaagagattccctCTGATCAATCcttttgttaatgtttttctcttgcattttttcttttgttcattttatttttcaactccataatttctgttgttttttgttttttgttttttgttttttttttgaaattcaatctgttaaattttttttttttggtcatgtattgttttcttgattttgttaaattatttctctgtattttcttgaagttcaCTGATCttgttaaaattacattaaattatttctcaGGCAGTTCAGACATCTCCATTATTTTAGGGTCAGCTActagcatttttatttgtttattttgtaatgtCATGTTTCCCTGGTTGTTCTTGATACTTGTTACCAAGCATTGCTGTCTGTGCATTTGAAGAAGTAGAgatttatttcagtctttgaaGACTGGCTTTGTCTGAGAAAGGCTTGACCAATCAACCTATCCAGAGATTCTGACTAGGCCATTTTGCATGATCTGCAGGTGGACTTGCTGTTGGATTCCTCAGGTAGACTCTTCTGGTGCTTGAGTCAGCAAGTCAACAGATCTGGCAACTTGGTCCATGCCATTGGTTTGGAGTCTGGATCCACTCCAGACTGGACTCCAGGACCTGTTGACCTGGAGTCTGACCAGGGGGATTCCACAGGAGCAGTCCTGGTGTTTAACTTGCTTCTGCGGGAGACATTAAGGTGCTGATTCTAGTACCTGAACTTAGATCCTTAGTCCACTGGACTGAACCTGGATCCTGAATCTATGGGAATGGGCCTGATATTGGAGTGGGCATGGATCTGAGGTCTACAGAGGTGGGCTTATGTTTTCATCTAGGGAGCTGGCTTAGAGCCTGGATCTGAATGGGTGGTCCTGGAGCCTTGGTTGGTGGAGACCGTCCAGGTTCTACTGTCTAGCTGGTAGTCCTAGTGCCTAGATCTGCTAGAACACACCTGGTCCCTGGGGTCACTGGAACCTGGGGGCACTGGGACAAGCCCAGAGCCTGGGGCTGACCTGCTGCTGGGAAGGCATGGAGCCTGTGTCTGTGGAGTATTTCTGAAGACTGGAATCATGATGTCATGGTACCTAGAGCCACAGTGATTTGCATAAAACCTCTGTCATGGGGTCAGCCTGGAGGCAGGGTGTGGGAGACTGTTCTCCACCTCCGGGGGTTCTTCTAAATTTTGGTGCAACACAACATTTTGGTTCTGGCTCAATTCTTCAATCTCTGTTTCTTTTGGATGATCTCAAACAACCTCATGATTTAAACTGTCATTTACAAATAATGATTTCCAAATCAAATTCTGCAGTGCTGACTTgaaatttatacttaaaaaaattcaactgtCTACTGAATATTTTTACTTGCATATGCCATGGTTGCCTGAGTTTCAACCTGTCCTCATTACCTTACTTTTATTCTAAGATCCTCAACCTGAGATACCACTACTCAGCCATTCTAAATATCTTTCATCATCACTTTCTAGTACTCTGTGGTCTTAGGCTAGCATGTAAAAAATgtggaaagaggaaaaaacacagaataaaacaGTAATTAGTATGGATCTTAATACTGAACTTACTAAATATGTAACCTGGGCAAGCTGCTTAGCTTCtgtgagtttcagttttctctcaTGTGAAATGTTATtactgaggactaagctctgatatTTTCATCTTACTCAAATTTCTATCTAAGtagtctggggagtcatgccctacaaaccataaattctcatcagatgggttttatttgacaCTGTATGTCATggcttactttccaatctgactctgatataacaaggaagaaaatcaaaatattttacccccaaaCTTGTTTTTCTGTCGtatcttgaaatggccctgcaaaactGCTCCTTGTGGGAAAAATCTACATTCTATAAAGAATatcctttttacttttattttccttccttcctttccagatacaggagataatcaactaagagaCAGGCACCCTTTAAGGTCCGATAAGAAACATTTCACAACCTGGTGTCTCTGAAGTCTGCTGAGAGCTTCCTTCACTCAATAAAAcctggtctccacaatcctttatcttaacccaaacattcctttctactgattccaagtcttcagataaactcaaccaactgccaaccagaaaatgtttaaatttacctatagcctggaaagtctccactttgagttgtccagcctttctgaaccaaaccaatgtatttcttaaatgtatttgattgatgtctcatgccttcctaaaatatataaaaccaagctgtaccccaagcaccttgggcacatgttctcaggacctcctgagggctgtgtcacaggccatggtcactcataattggctcagaataaatctcttaaaatattttacagagtttgactcttgttGTCAACATTAACACATACCTCATGGGATAGTTACGTGAATTCAAATATACAACTTACGTAAAGTGACAAGCATGGAGCCAAGTAtataaaaggtattcaataaaAATTGGGTGAAGTAATATTATTTCAACAAAGTTTATTCcttaatacatgtttttatttactaACGGGAGTtagtaaataaaatggaaattaatttgaaaaaaaaaagtatgagatcCAGTGCTGATCATATGTGTCAATCCTCAGCTGACTTGCTATAAATCTGTGGTTCATTGGTGGGGGTTTATCTGTAGCCCACAGAATAGAATCTCTAGTTTCAGAACACCACTGTGCCTTCTCTAGATTGTACTTGCAAATATACTACAAGTGTGTTACAGGAGctaaaaatgtttgtttcctaATTCAGGGAGTGGCAAGTTAGGGCACTGGGTGGGTGAAGAGTTATTTCGTGgtaaaccacttttttttttaaccaacgacaacattttttcttcttcctgttctctCTTACCCTCTCCATCACCTATATTACATTTCTCCTCTTTTTCACTGGTACCTTTGGTGTGCCTGAAGCACTAACACCTCCACATTCTTGCACCTATCTGGTTACTGGATATGAGAAGGGTTAACTTGCTGTTAACTTGTTgatttaacttttgttttgacTAAATACACAACGCAAAAACTAAATTTATCACAACACCTGAGAAGTTTCTGAttggcaaaataaagaaaaactttagggAATAATTCTCTCTACGATGCTCATCTCTTCAGTCATTATGTGTTAAACTATTCCCTCAAGGTTgtagaaagaaacattttaaaacatattctctGGGAAGGCTGCTTTCAAAAAGGGATGTACAGACAACACTCATTTAGAGACTCTTCTGACATGTAAGTGACAGGTTATTTTCATCTTTGTGAGCTTAGAGAGTGATTACagattaattcaaaataatttaaaaatatatttctgtgtcTTGCAACTGTACAGTGGTtagattttctgaaaaaaaaaaaggacaggaaaAAATAACCCAAAATTTAAAGGTTTACTGTCAGTGTGGAATGAAACATCACCTTTGGAATAAAGTCATCTTTtgaactcaaaaaatattttatgggcACTAGTCATATGAAAAGCCATCATTTTTGTGTGGGGAGAAAAGGATACTTTCCATGTCTTAAGGTTTAGTACAGTTTCTCGAGATGGCAGAGTGAATAAAAGTTAGCTAATCTTGTTTGAGAAATTGAAGCAAATGCAGTAGTTATTAGAAGATATGATATATTACTAGTGCTGCTTTGTCTCCAGACCTATTGTAACCCACGCTTTTGTGTCTGATTCCTTTGAGAACCTGATGAAAGCTGTTAATactcctctggaaaaaaaaaatgaatgtagaatcacatacacacatgcacaaaagtGTGCATTACTCTCAGGAAGCTATGAAAAATGTAAAGGCTCTCCTTGCATCTCTTAAGGGCCAAGGAttcatatatagaaaaaataataatcttgagATTATCATTTTTATGGGAGTCAGAGTCCCAAAGCCTTCCATGGCCATGTGATGCCATGCAGAGTACATCTTCTACTCCAGGTCATGGAGCTACTTGACTGAGttatttaaaattgatttcaggctgggtttttgtttgtttgtttgttttttgttttgttttgttttttggctttttaagtGAGGAGCATATTTGTCAGTCTACTATTCTTAACAGCTCAAGTAAATTAATGATGTGAAGGTGTTTTGCAATcagaataacattaaaataacCAGATACTACTATTACATTTTTAGAGATAAGAGAGAATGTTCAAATCAAAAACGCCAAGCACCTATGTTATACAAGACTCTGGATTTGGTACAGTGGAAAGTAATATCTGGGGAACACCTAGCTTTCCAAAATTCTTATTCCAGGAAGGAAGTTAAAAGAAGTACACAAATAATTGTCTTTAAGCAATTATGTGTAATGGTATAAGAAAAAGTATAACAGTAGACGGTAGACCTTAAAGAGCAGCAGAGGTAATTTTCTTTATCGCAAGACAATTATTGAAGGCCACTTAGAGGAGGTCTCTTCATAGTTGGGTCTTGAAGTTTCAAGATGGTTGAAGTAGctagaaatggaaaggaattCCAGAGAAGAAGACAGATATTGACTATTGATTAaactattgaataaatatttgaagaggaTTTATAATTATTAGTTAATGAATTATAGTTAGTTAActataagtaaattatatatataattttaaattatacataaagtaaaaaataaaaagttaattaaattatatatataatttttatttacctaaAAATGCTATGTCCAAATGTATAATATAGATAACCTTGTTCTGGAAATAGATAGCCTGATGGGATTGCGAATATGCAGACCAACCGCTGTACACTCAACAGAATGCTCAAAATCATGGAATATTAGAGGTGAAAATGACCATTGCTTCCAAAGTCTaccacatttttctcaagtacaAACACTTTTTGATGGATTGCTGTTTTAAATGAATAAGGGAAAAATAAGCTTATTGTAATGATTAACATACCAACTCAGTTCCCTTATAGTTTAAGGCACTCGACAGAAGTTATAGAATCCAAagatacatatactttttttattCTGAGCactccaaaataaataacttcatcattttcttttttctttttttggaggaaaATAAGGTATATTTCATATCTGTTCAGGAGAGGAAAATTTATCCAGGGAgaggaataaatatatataagggGAATTCTGTATCTGTTTTGTCTATCATACTGTTTGCTTTGGCCAGCTCACAACTTTCAACACAATGTTTTGAAGGTAAGGATGGAACTGGGGAGAAATACAATGGGTTAAGTATGTCTTCtagattatatttaaataaattacacttCCAGTTATATTTGATGTGTATATACATACCTTCCAATatcatcttaaaaagaaagatctaGAGTAAAGATTTTGTTCTTGAAAGTGAAGCCTCATGATAATATTTTTTccacattaaaataaacaaatcttcATTGAAAGAAGTGACATTTCAAAGTTGAATGATCACTGacttttctggaaaagaaaaaaattgaagaagtcAATTACCGATAACTataatctctcttttctctaaaaCCACATTTTCCTCCCTCTTCTGAATCTCTGCTCTGCTCTAGGAACACGGGGTTTTCAGAAATGTGAGTAATAAAAAACCTGCTGGGGATTAAGCTATGACCCAGGCCTACACCAACCTTTCTGATGACATCCTTCCAAACCACCCCGGTTACAAAATGCTCAAGCTGAAAACTTAAATTGTGAAATCATAAACTAGTGAGTAGTAGTACCccattctcatttattttcatataaatgtaaacTCAAGAATTCTGAGTGTTCCAAGAGCTGTTTTAATAGATAAGAAGGAGAAAATTAGAAATGGGAAATTTAAGATATTACCAACTATCAAaggatattcatttttatttattagtatatTCAGTACAATCATAATGACACTTCAAGGTAGGAGCATATTAATTAGAAGTTGTGGGTGTTTCCTTAGCCTCTTTTTAACCTGGGAAAAATTTTGCTTAGAAGTTgagattattatatatttatcaataatGTATATCTATATGAATCTGTAATcataaactatatataaataaaacattctctgtgggggtgtggtggtgtgggacTTCATATCATGGATCTCCAAGGGCAGCTTACTATATCCTAAATGCTGAGTGATAAACCATGCAAAAAATAgatgctaatatttattgaaagtggaaaaaaatgaagttaatttACAAGAGATCCATACCTTTTTATATACATTGAGTTGGAAAAAGTAATCAGAATGATGCCAAAGTTAAAAAGGGCTTGTATGTGAAGAATGCTAAAGTAAAGCATGGTATTCATAAGCCTATTTGAGACTCATAGTAACCCTATGAAATGgtcattaaaattgaaaaaacaaagtaTTGAAGTGACTTACTAAGAAACCACTAATAAAATGTCTCTGATGAGAAATATTCAGCTTTGCCTAAAATGTTTAATAACGTCACATagcatacaaaaaattaattcctttatttttttcagataaaaaatttCATATTTGCCTCTTCTCATTCATGAAAACCATGCAACTGAATAACAGTGTTACTGAGTTCATTCTGCTCGGGTTGACACAGGATCCTTTTTGGAAGAAAATTGTGTTTGttagtatatttttcttctatttgggGACATTGTTGGGTAACTTGTTGATTATTATCACCATCAAGACCAGCCAGACACTTCAGAGTCCAatgtacttctttcttttctacttatCCTTATCTGATACCTGTTTCTCTACTTCCATAGCCCCTAGAATGATTGTGGATGCCCTTTCAAAGAATGACACTATCTCTTTCAGTGAGTGCATGATCCAAGTCTTTACATCCCATTTCTTTGGCTGCCTGGAGATCTTCATCCTTATCCTCATGGCTGTTGACCGCTATGTGGCCATCTGTAAGCCCCTGCACTATATGACCATCATGAGCCACcgggtgtgtggtgtgttggtGGCTGTGGCCTGGGTGGGATCTGTGTGCATTCTTTAGCTCAGATTTTTCTTGCCCTCAGTTTGCCTTTCTGTGGCCCCAATGTGATCGATCACTATTTCTGTGACTTGCAGCCCTTGTTGAAACTAGCCTGTTCAGACACCTATGTGGTCAATCTACTGCTGGTTTCCAACAGTGGGGCCATTTGTACACTGAGTTTTGTCATGCTGATGTTCTCCTATGTCATCATCTTGTATTCTCTGAGAAACCACAGtgctgaaggaagaaagaaagcccTTTCCACCTGCATCTCCCACATCATTGTGGTCATCTTGTTCTTTCGGACCttgcatatttatatacacacgCCCTGCAACCACATTCCCCATGGATAAGATGATAGCTGTGTTTTATACACTTGGAACACCTTTGCTCAACCCTCTGATTTATACGCTGAGGAACGCAGAAGTGAAAACTGCCATGAGAAAGTTGTGGAGCAAGAAATTGATCTCAGATGTAAAAACATGAATGAAGGTCCCAAATTCTTCATTATAGTTTGGAATGACCTGGAAGAAGTCAATAGAGAATATCATCTCTTTATTGTTGATTTAATGTAACTATCTTGGAGCATGAATGCTAGTTCCTCCAGGAAAAGAGACAGTGTGGATAAATAACATTGAGTAATGTTGAGTCAGTTTTATGTGAGGAAGAGACAGGATGAGGTACAAAGAGATACATAAAGTTCATTTCCTTTACTGCCGTGTTTCTGGCTCTCCTGACTGCCAAATGTTATTTATGGCTTTGGTCTGAGGTTTGTCTGTTCTTCTCCGTGTTGACTTCTTCTGGAGTTCCCTGCTAATAGTTACCCATCTATATACTCACAGTCTGACAAGTTTTACCTCTTCTGAATGGTTTTCTTTGTTAGATACTTTGGTTTTGTCATGTCTAATGACCAACTTAGTTGTTCTTCCTGACTCAGCAGAAAGTACCAGATTTAAATAAGTGTAGAAACTTCTTGTTGTAAGGGAAGTATATATGATGTAAGTAATCTCCCTTTCAATTTCTTGAGAGATATACTGAAATCTTATCATAAGTGTTCATAAGTTTACCTAGATCTTTCTATAACAGTGACAGAACCCAGAGAGAAAATTCACCCTTCTGGAAGAGCTTTTGATATTAGGAAGGCTCTCACTCCTAGAGTTGCAGTCATATAATTATGCTTTTTGTAAAatctactttttacttttaacagAATCTCTTCTAATTTGGGGAAGCATTAATGTTTCTCTTGAATCATAACAATTATAGTAATTTGTTTATAAGAGAGGGCTATTATGACTACAAGATACATAGCTCAAGTTAAGGTGGAGATATTTATGTGGGTTACAAATAAAGAGTGCAAAAAGTTGATGGTAGGAACTTTGATAATATTAACAGATTAAACAAGGAATGTGATAAccccagaaaataattttaggattTGAAACAGAAATAGTTGCATCACAGATATGAATTATTTTAGTGACATTTTCAAATAATGCAGAAGAAAAGAACTTGATTAGAGCAATGGAGGTGTTTGGATGAAAAGCATATTTCTGCAATGGAGATGGCTATCaccttttgtctcttttattaATTTGTCTGGTCTCTGCTAAAACCAAATGGATTATAGTGGATAATGATGGCGTCTCAATCACAGCTCCTTTTCCTGAGTACTTTGCATTTAGATTGATCACAGAAATTTTGACAGCAGGTGAATGCATACTTCTCAATCCTTATAAATACAGAAGACAAAATCAGCTCATTTTTAACTAGCCATACAAAAGATACTGAATGACCGACCAGAAATACTAAAAATTTTTGCAACCTCAACTACACATTATGAACTGGATATTATAGGATTCAACAAATCTTAAGTTCTGATGGATATACAGCCTGAAATGGTAAGAGGTTGACCTGAGCAGGTCAGAAGGCAAGAATAATTCATGAACAAGTGGATGATTCTAATTCTCATATCACTCACTTTTGTTAAATCAATGCTTCTTTCCAAACTCATGTGTATGGCCACATTGGGAGTACTCTATGATGAATGGACAGAGGAGGAAAGGATTTTGGTTGGGTTTTCAGACAAGTCATCTCAACACATGGGCATTAACCTGTAAGGAACAGTTGCCCATCACAGCATAATTCAAAAGTGGTCTCAAAGATAAGTAGCATGGAAAAATTATGCTACTGAGCAAAGTCCTTAATTACAAATTTGCTTTCTGCCTTGTATAAAGAGAGAGAGGTGCTTGGATTATGGATGTACATTGATTCAGGGGCAG
Coding sequences within:
- the LOC126936140 gene encoding LOW QUALITY PROTEIN: olfactory receptor 4C16-like (The sequence of the model RefSeq protein was modified relative to this genomic sequence to represent the inferred CDS: inserted 1 base in 1 codon; deleted 1 base in 1 codon); its protein translation is MKTMQLNNSVTEFILLGLTQDPFWKKIVFVSIFFFYLGTLLGNLLIIITIKTSQTLQSPMYFFLFYLSLSDTCFSTSIAPRMIVDALSKNDTISFSECMIQVFTSHFFGCLEIFILILMAVDRYVAICKPLHYMTIMSHRVCGVLVAVAWVGSXVHSLAQIFLALSLPFCGPNVIDHYFCDLQPLLKLACSDTYVVNLLLVSNSGAICTLSFVMLMFSYVIILYSLRNHSAEGRKKALSTCISHIIVVILFFGPCIFIYTRPATTFPMDKMIAVFYTLGTPLLNPLIYTLRNAEVKTAMRKLWSKKLISDVKT